A single region of the Ziziphus jujuba cultivar Dongzao chromosome 10, ASM3175591v1 genome encodes:
- the LOC107412030 gene encoding LOW QUALITY PROTEIN: cation/calcium exchanger 5 (The sequence of the model RefSeq protein was modified relative to this genomic sequence to represent the inferred CDS: deleted 2 bases in 1 codon) — MAWPSLSQSLLKTCSVSLFLISTLLFFFLITPYQFPPSLFSSFSFPLIPRRSLLLNNSTVELSCSSFSSKSSDGLFNYSSLHFCLFNQNKFLSIPSLSLILVLHFYILIKTAQDHFSVVTTKLSLHLNLSPSMAAVTLLALGNGAPDVFASLAAVRGGQYRTGFGAILSAGTFVSAFVVGFVSIYAAPFSLSPAPFVRDVLFYLTAALFLFYVYLSAEIFLWQAVGFVGFYLFFVGIVFWMDLGMGEGKGKSGGEMGVVGDVEGQRGVAVAVPDIEIRELSANLEKGKPSFGLQRTLGMIPKLWELPVSFLLKLTIPRTSPFEWSRFYMSANIALCPLVLLYSCNSFMPFNHKIVFLLPNTHFPLWFVVLFGSSSLALLHFITETEPSKTEQLPIVTVAFVMSVFWISTVAGELLNCLATLGALLKLPPAILGLTVLAWGNSVGDLVADVAVAKAGHPAMAMAGCFAGPMFNMLVGLGSALVIQTSNVYPEAYELHFHVGIVIAFVFLLLSLMGSLLVITWSRFRVPRFWGFCLVGLYVVFMAVSLVIAKFSG, encoded by the exons atGGCATGGCCTTCTCTTTCC CAGTCCCTTCTCAAAACTTGTTCTGTTTCACTCTTTCTGATCTCCaccctcctcttcttcttcctcataacCCCATATCAATTTCCTCCTTCCCTATTCTCCTCCTTCTCTTTTCCTCTAATTCCACGTAGGTCCCTTCTTCTTAACAATTCCACCGTTGAGCTTTCTTGCTCTTCCTTCTCCTCCAAATCCTCTGATGGCCTCTTCAACTACTCTTCCCTCCATTTCTGCCTCTTCAACCAGAACAAATTTCTCTCTATCCCTTCCCTCTCTCTTATTCTCGTCCTCCACTTCTACATTCTCATCAAAACCGCGCAAGATCATTTCTCCGTTGTCACAACCAAGCTTTCTCTCCACCTCAACTTGTCTCCCAGCATGGCTGCTGTGACCCTCTTGGCGCTCGGCAATGGGGCTCCCGATGTGTTCGCATCGCTCGCCGCGGTCCGCGGTGGTCAATATCGAACTGGGTTCGGCGCGATACTCTCTGCGGGTACTTTCGTATCGGCCTTCGTTGTTGGGTTCGTGTCGATTTACGCCGCACCCTTTTCTTTGAGCCCGGCGCCGTTTGTGAGAGATGTGCTGTTTTACCTGACAGCGGCGTTGTTTTTGTTCTATGTTTATCTCAGTGCCGAGATTTTTCTCTGGCAGGCTGTTGGGTTTGTTGGGTTTTACTTGTTCTTCGTTGGGATTGTGTTTTGGATGGATTTGGGAATGGGTGAAGGCAAAGGGAAAAGTGGGGGTGAGATGGGCGTTGTTGGAGATGTTGAAGGACAGAGGGGCGTGGCGGTGGCAGTGCCTGATATCGAGATCCGAGAACTTTCTGCCAACTTGGAAAAAGGAAAGCCAAGTTTTGGATTGCAGCGAACCCTTGGAATG ATTCCAAAATTATGGGAGCTTCCTGTCTCGTTTCTTTTAAAGCTCACAATTCCACGAACTTCACCTTTTGAATGGAGCAGATTCTACATGTCAGCGAATATTGCTCTGTGCCCACTAGTACTTTTGTATTCTTGCAACTCATTCATGCCATTTAATCATAAAATCGTTTTCCTCCTTCCAAACACCCATTTTCCTCTTTGGTTTGTAGTACTATTTGGAAGCTCCTCCCTTGCACTTCTCCACTTCATAACAGAAACTGAACCCTCTAAAACAGAGCAATTGCCTATAGTGACCGTAGCATTTGTTATGAGTGTTTTCTGGATATCCACTGTGGCTGGAGAATTGCTGAATTGCCTTGCTACACTTGGGGCACTCCTGAAGTTGCCACCAGCAATTCTAGGACTTACAGTGCTTGCATGGGGGAATTCAGTGGGTGATCTGGTTGCTGATGTTGCAGTTGCCAAGGCCGGCCACCCTGCGATGGCCATGGCTGGGTGCTTTGCCGGACCGATGTTTAACATGCTTGTTGGGCTTGGGTCAGCTTTGGTGATACAAACAAGCAATGTTTACCCAGAAGCATATGAGCTTCATTTTCATGTGGGCATCGTGATTGCTTTTGTGTTCTTGCTTTTGAGCTTGATGGgttctctattggtgattacATGGTCCAGATTCAGAGTGCCTAGGTTCTGGGGATTCTGTCTTGTTGGTCTATATGTTGTTTTTATGGCCGTTAGCTTAGTTATTGCCAAGTTTTCTGGGTAA